One region of Lysobacter silvisoli genomic DNA includes:
- a CDS encoding winged helix-turn-helix domain-containing protein, which produces MNSDAPAPIAFGDILIDRSGRRLLRGGQVQALEPKAYAVLALLAESPGRVYARDEILDAVWGHRHVTPGVLNRVMTLLRHALGEDAQSPRYLHTVHGYGYRFDLPEGADTPADPAPMADPPLRRENHPTPARSGVRRQWLMAALAALVLAAGALAWWRYGGSATTPRVADPALRSEAMPVLAVLPLRALGEDRRSQDFADGLSEELIGLLARIDGLRVTSHTSTVQFRDTRLPLAEVARRLRATHVLEGSVRQDGERLRISLRLVEAASDRTLWTQDLDREFRDIFVIQRNIAYAIGNAMQRQLSQPPPSPPADEDPALYQRYLIARNASPGGLRNTNAASLPSETALRALLREHPDYARAWGALAAKLWLRSLATEPGREALRSEAEQMAATALRLDPQQPDALAVMANRACRQQRWQDCLSLSQRSIALTRSEVGWRGAHAQRLATMGYVDQALREIDDTLLIAPYEPSLHFWRGRLLDTLGRHEEAQSHLAMADPVMAQTARYFNAVWRRDYATAARVAESLPSDLPWRGSEIAAAAALRDPALWPAVQPAIDYAERNPRYGQVHYDFTRLLLPVRDYPRDIAGLDAVQREGYASYQWVLWQPESRELRQNPAFAQYLQRSGLLAFWREHGWPRLCRAEGREGVVCD; this is translated from the coding sequence ATGAACTCCGACGCCCCCGCGCCGATCGCCTTCGGCGACATCCTGATCGATCGCAGCGGCCGCCGCCTGCTGCGCGGCGGCCAGGTGCAGGCGCTGGAACCCAAGGCCTACGCGGTGCTGGCACTGCTGGCCGAGTCGCCGGGGCGGGTCTACGCGCGCGACGAGATCCTGGACGCGGTCTGGGGCCACCGCCACGTCACTCCCGGGGTGTTGAACCGGGTCATGACCTTGCTGCGCCATGCCCTGGGCGAGGACGCGCAGTCGCCGCGTTACCTGCATACGGTGCATGGCTATGGGTACCGCTTCGATCTGCCGGAGGGGGCCGATACGCCGGCCGACCCGGCGCCCATGGCCGACCCGCCGCTGCGCCGCGAAAACCACCCGACCCCGGCGCGATCCGGCGTCCGCCGCCAGTGGCTGATGGCTGCCCTTGCGGCGCTGGTGCTGGCCGCCGGCGCCCTGGCCTGGTGGCGCTACGGCGGCAGCGCCACCACGCCGCGCGTGGCCGATCCCGCATTGCGCAGCGAAGCCATGCCGGTGCTCGCGGTGCTGCCGCTGCGCGCATTGGGCGAGGACCGCCGCAGCCAGGATTTCGCCGACGGCCTGAGCGAGGAACTGATCGGCCTGCTCGCGCGCATCGACGGCCTGCGCGTGACCTCGCACACCTCCACCGTGCAGTTCCGCGACACCCGCCTGCCGCTGGCCGAAGTCGCGCGCCGCCTGCGCGCCACGCACGTGCTGGAAGGCAGCGTGCGCCAGGACGGCGAGCGCCTGCGCATCAGCCTACGCCTGGTCGAAGCGGCCAGCGACCGCACCCTGTGGACGCAGGACCTGGACCGCGAGTTCCGCGACATCTTCGTGATCCAGCGCAACATCGCCTACGCCATCGGCAACGCCATGCAGCGTCAGCTGAGCCAGCCGCCGCCGTCGCCGCCGGCCGACGAGGACCCGGCGCTGTACCAGCGCTACCTCATTGCGCGCAACGCCTCGCCCGGCGGCCTGCGCAACACCAACGCCGCTAGCCTGCCGTCGGAAACCGCGCTGCGCGCCTTGCTGCGCGAACACCCGGACTACGCCCGCGCCTGGGGCGCGCTGGCGGCCAAGCTGTGGCTGCGCTCGCTGGCCACCGAGCCCGGCCGCGAAGCCTTGCGCAGCGAGGCCGAGCAGATGGCCGCCACCGCCCTGCGCCTGGACCCGCAGCAACCCGACGCCCTGGCGGTGATGGCCAACCGCGCCTGCCGCCAGCAGCGCTGGCAAGACTGCCTGAGCCTGTCGCAGCGCTCGATCGCGCTGACCCGTTCGGAAGTGGGCTGGCGCGGCGCGCACGCGCAGCGGCTGGCGACCATGGGCTACGTGGACCAGGCCCTGCGCGAGATCGACGACACCCTGCTGATCGCGCCCTACGAGCCCTCGCTGCATTTCTGGCGCGGCCGCCTGCTCGACACCCTGGGCCGGCACGAGGAAGCACAGTCGCACCTGGCCATGGCCGACCCGGTGATGGCCCAGACCGCGCGCTACTTCAACGCGGTCTGGCGCCGCGACTACGCCACCGCCGCGCGCGTGGCCGAGTCCCTGCCCTCGGACCTGCCCTGGCGCGGCTCGGAAATCGCCGCCGCCGCGGCGCTGCGCGACCCCGCGCTGTGGCCCGCGGTACAGCCGGCCATCGACTACGCCGAACGCAACCCACGCTACGGCCAGGTCCATTACGACTTCACCCGCCTGCTGCTGCCCGTGCGCGATTACCCGCGCGATATCGCCGGCTTGGACGCGGTGCAGCGCGAAGGTTACGCGTCCTATCAGTGGGTGCTGTGGCAGCCCGAGTCGCGCGAGCTGCGCCAGAATCCGGCGTTCGCGCAGTACCTGCAGCGCAGCGGCCTGCTGGCGTTCTGGCGCGAGCACGGGTGGCCGCGGCTGTGCAGGGCGGAGGGGCGGGAGGGGGTGGTGTGCGATTAG
- a CDS encoding ABC transporter permease, whose translation MSDTAVNAPAPSNAQRNLTAFGTIVRREVARILRIWGQTLVPPAITMTLYFLIFGGLIGSQIRDMGGVSYMEFIVPGLVMMSVIQNSYGNISSSFFGAKFGRHVEELLVSPMPNWVILWGYVAGAVLRGLMVGAIVLLIAMCFTKVAVPHPLVTLTTVLLGATIFSLAGFVNAVYAKKFDDVAIVPTFILTPLTYLGGVFYSVKLLPPWAETLTHANPIFYMVNAFRYGLLGSSDVPLWVAYSLMLGFVAALAALGLWLLKRGVGLRS comes from the coding sequence ATGAGCGACACCGCCGTCAACGCCCCGGCGCCGTCCAACGCGCAGCGCAACCTGACCGCGTTCGGCACCATCGTCCGCCGCGAGGTCGCGCGCATCCTGCGCATCTGGGGCCAGACCCTGGTGCCGCCGGCGATCACCATGACCCTGTACTTCCTGATCTTCGGCGGCCTGATCGGCTCGCAGATCCGCGACATGGGCGGGGTCAGCTACATGGAGTTCATCGTCCCCGGCCTGGTGATGATGAGCGTGATCCAGAACAGCTACGGCAACATTTCCTCCAGCTTCTTCGGCGCCAAGTTCGGCCGCCATGTGGAAGAGCTGCTGGTCAGCCCGATGCCGAACTGGGTGATCCTGTGGGGCTACGTGGCCGGCGCGGTGCTGCGCGGTCTGATGGTGGGCGCGATCGTGCTGCTGATCGCGATGTGCTTCACCAAGGTCGCGGTGCCGCATCCGCTGGTGACGCTGACCACGGTGCTGCTGGGCGCGACGATCTTCTCGCTGGCCGGCTTCGTCAATGCGGTCTACGCCAAGAAGTTCGACGACGTGGCGATCGTGCCGACCTTCATCCTGACCCCGCTGACCTATTTGGGCGGCGTGTTCTATTCGGTCAAGCTGCTGCCGCCGTGGGCGGAGACGCTGACCCACGCCAATCCGATCTTCTACATGGTCAACGCGTTCCGCTACGGGCTGCTGGGCAGCAGCGACGTGCCGCTGTGGGTGGCGTACTCGCTGATGCTGGGTTTCGTGGCGGCGCTGGCGGCGCTGGGGCTGTGGCTGCTCAAGCGCGGCGTAGGCCTGCGCAGCTAG
- a CDS encoding ABC transporter ATP-binding protein: MRDLRKTYDNRVEALKGVSLDVAPGDFFALLGPNGAGKSTLIGIVSSLVNLSAGQVRIFGTDLATRRDDAMRLIGLVPQELNFNMFEKPLDILVNYAGFYGVPRSVAIERAEEELKRAQLWDKAGMMSRTLSGGMKRRLMIARAMMTRPQLLILDEPTAGVDIEIRRGMWKTLREINAAGTTIILTTHYLEEAESLCRNLAIIDHGRIVEQGPMKALLAKLDVEGFLFDIDGVLPATLPTIEGATLSATDDHTLDLEMPREMDLNRVFAVLGQAGIRVRSMRTKSNRLEELFVRLTSDNADKGPLGNSVPAQPEQSA, from the coding sequence GTGCGCGACCTGCGCAAGACCTACGACAACCGCGTCGAAGCGCTCAAGGGCGTGTCCCTGGACGTGGCCCCGGGCGACTTCTTCGCCCTGCTGGGCCCCAACGGCGCCGGCAAGTCGACCCTGATCGGCATCGTCAGCTCGCTGGTGAACCTCAGCGCAGGCCAGGTGCGGATCTTCGGCACCGACCTGGCCACGCGCCGCGACGACGCGATGCGCCTGATCGGCCTGGTGCCGCAGGAACTGAACTTCAACATGTTCGAGAAGCCGCTCGACATCCTGGTCAACTACGCCGGCTTCTACGGCGTGCCGCGGTCGGTGGCGATCGAGCGCGCCGAAGAGGAGCTCAAGCGCGCCCAGCTCTGGGACAAGGCCGGCATGATGAGCCGCACGCTGTCGGGCGGCATGAAGCGCCGGCTGATGATCGCCCGCGCGATGATGACCCGGCCGCAGCTGCTGATCCTGGACGAACCCACCGCCGGCGTGGACATCGAGATCCGCCGCGGCATGTGGAAGACCCTGCGCGAGATCAACGCCGCCGGCACCACCATCATCCTGACCACGCACTACCTGGAAGAGGCCGAAAGCCTCTGCCGCAACCTGGCCATCATCGACCACGGCCGCATCGTCGAGCAGGGCCCGATGAAGGCGCTGCTGGCCAAGCTGGACGTGGAAGGTTTCCTGTTCGATATCGACGGCGTGCTGCCGGCGACGCTGCCGACGATCGAAGGCGCCACGCTCAGCGCCACCGACGACCATACCCTGGACCTGGAGATGCCGCGCGAGATGGACCTCAACCGCGTGTTCGCGGTGCTGGGCCAGGCCGGCATCCGCGTGCGCTCCATGCGCACCAAGTCCAACCGCCTGGAAGAGCTGTTCGTGCGCCTGACCAGCGACAACGCCGACAAGGGCCCGCTGGGCAACAGCGTGCCCGCGCAACCGGAGCAAAGCGCATGA
- a CDS encoding ferredoxin--NADP reductase, whose protein sequence is MAALEPQTVAGLSVTVAIQHFPLKLVSRRMLAPTVGHYAFVRDDGQPLDYIPGQFIQVHFQYADGTATKRSYSLATIHDHALGAGEEVEIAVSYVPGGAATALFESLAEGGTINASGPFGRFCLAPNDANRRYLLIATGTGVTPYRAMLPQLEAQIRDRGIEVVLLFGARTPEELLYGDEFRAFADRVPGFRFVPCFSRELPADPHPDVRHGYVQQFLAEFSPDGANDIAYLCGNPNMVDACFESLKEYGLPVPAIRREKYVSSK, encoded by the coding sequence GTGGCCGCGCTTGAGCCACAGACTGTTGCAGGTTTGTCGGTAACCGTGGCCATCCAGCATTTTCCCCTCAAGCTCGTCTCGCGCCGCATGCTGGCCCCCACCGTGGGCCATTACGCCTTCGTCCGCGACGACGGCCAACCGCTGGACTACATCCCGGGCCAGTTCATCCAGGTCCATTTCCAGTACGCCGACGGCACCGCGACCAAGCGCAGCTATTCGCTGGCGACCATCCACGACCACGCCCTGGGCGCGGGCGAAGAGGTCGAGATCGCGGTCAGCTACGTGCCCGGCGGCGCCGCCACCGCGCTGTTCGAGAGCCTGGCCGAAGGCGGCACGATCAACGCCAGCGGCCCGTTCGGCCGCTTCTGCCTGGCCCCGAACGACGCCAACCGCCGCTATCTGCTGATCGCCACCGGCACCGGCGTGACCCCGTACCGGGCCATGCTGCCGCAGCTGGAAGCGCAGATCCGCGATCGCGGCATCGAGGTGGTGCTGCTGTTCGGCGCGCGCACGCCGGAAGAGCTGCTCTACGGCGACGAGTTCCGCGCCTTCGCCGATCGCGTGCCCGGCTTCCGCTTCGTGCCCTGCTTCTCGCGCGAGCTGCCCGCCGACCCGCACCCGGACGTGCGCCACGGCTACGTGCAGCAGTTCCTGGCCGAATTCTCGCCCGACGGCGCGAACGATATCGCCTACCTGTGCGGCAACCCGAACATGGTCGATGCCTGCTTCGAGTCGCTGAAGGAATACGGCCTGCCGGTGCCGGCGATCCGCCGCGAGAAGTACGTCAGCAGCAAGTGA
- a CDS encoding serine hydrolase domain-containing protein, with protein MRWSKLRTAAVALAALLSFPCAAGDDRALLRANARARQFVQQTLEQQRIPGLQVAVVRNGRVVLSESYGWANVENRVPVTAQTRFPINSATKAFTGVALMQLVEAGQVELDAPVSRYLSDLPEAWRGIRVRQLLAHTSGLPDIVDANGAMIRSGEADAWQAVKALPATAGPGDRFAYNQTNYGLLAQIVAKVTGHSYERYLSDHQFSAVGMPRTSFGDSYELIAGAATVYAYTPRQPLSNGETTRLSHWAYEIPYSLWAGGGIQTTADELARWLIALSEGRLIGAPALRAMWTPERLNDGSAGEWGLGWPVLQAAPQRQVAGIGGARAAFVVYPDQDLAVIVLTNLAGAQPQRFVPKIAEFYLAPAR; from the coding sequence ATGCGATGGTCCAAGCTCCGTACCGCCGCCGTAGCGCTCGCCGCGTTGCTGTCGTTTCCCTGCGCCGCGGGCGATGACCGGGCGCTGCTGCGAGCCAACGCGCGCGCGCGGCAGTTCGTGCAGCAAACCCTGGAGCAGCAGCGCATCCCCGGCCTGCAGGTCGCGGTGGTGCGCAACGGCCGCGTGGTGCTCAGCGAAAGCTATGGCTGGGCCAACGTCGAGAACCGCGTGCCGGTCACCGCGCAAACGCGATTCCCGATCAACTCCGCGACCAAGGCCTTCACCGGCGTGGCGCTGATGCAGCTGGTCGAAGCCGGGCAGGTGGAACTGGACGCGCCGGTTTCGCGGTACTTGAGCGACTTGCCCGAGGCCTGGCGCGGCATCCGCGTGCGCCAGCTGCTGGCGCACACCTCGGGTCTGCCCGATATCGTCGATGCGAACGGCGCGATGATCAGAAGCGGCGAAGCCGACGCCTGGCAGGCGGTCAAGGCGCTGCCGGCGACCGCGGGTCCCGGCGACCGATTCGCCTACAACCAGACCAACTACGGCCTGCTCGCACAGATCGTCGCCAAGGTCACGGGCCACAGCTACGAGCGTTATCTGAGCGACCATCAGTTCTCCGCGGTTGGCATGCCGCGCACCAGCTTCGGCGACAGCTACGAGCTGATCGCCGGCGCGGCCACGGTCTACGCGTACACGCCGCGCCAGCCGCTGAGCAACGGCGAAACCACGCGCCTGTCGCATTGGGCCTACGAGATTCCCTACAGCCTGTGGGCCGGCGGCGGCATCCAGACCACGGCCGACGAACTGGCGCGCTGGCTGATCGCGCTGTCGGAGGGACGCTTGATCGGCGCCCCGGCCTTGCGCGCCATGTGGACGCCGGAGCGACTGAACGACGGCTCCGCAGGCGAGTGGGGTCTGGGCTGGCCCGTGCTGCAAGCCGCGCCGCAGCGCCAGGTCGCCGGTATCGGCGGCGCGCGTGCGGCGTTCGTGGTGTATCCGGATCAGGACTTGGCGGTGATCGTGCTGACCAATCTGGCCGGCGCCCAGCCGCAGCGGTTCGTGCCGAAGATCGCCGAGTTCTATCTCGCGCCGGCCCGTTGA
- a CDS encoding low affinity iron permease family protein yields MSMQAGFTRLAKAAARFTGRPLCFAIASGLVLVWLISGPLFGFSDTWQLVINTGTTIITFLMVFLIQNTQNRDTEAMQIKLDELIRATREAHNALLDLEELDEAALDKYRGRYQALAKSARDRGESEDLEPPDR; encoded by the coding sequence ATGAGCATGCAAGCCGGGTTCACTCGCCTCGCCAAGGCGGCCGCGCGCTTCACCGGGCGGCCGCTGTGCTTCGCCATCGCCTCCGGGCTGGTTCTGGTGTGGCTGATCAGCGGACCCTTGTTCGGTTTCAGCGACACCTGGCAGCTGGTCATCAACACCGGCACCACCATCATCACCTTCCTGATGGTGTTCCTGATCCAGAACACCCAGAACCGCGACACCGAGGCCATGCAGATCAAGCTCGACGAACTGATCCGGGCCACGCGCGAGGCACACAACGCTCTGCTCGATCTGGAGGAGTTGGACGAGGCCGCCCTGGATAAGTACCGCGGCCGCTACCAGGCCTTGGCCAAGTCGGCGCGCGACCGCGGCGAAAGCGAAGACCTGGAGCCGCCGGATCGCTAG
- a CDS encoding alpha/beta hydrolase, with protein MRITPPLVAALAAAVLLAGCGREPAAPAEAGVGQRLYGRIAFKPCSLTSPFAADSIAAQCARFAVPENPAQPKGRQVQLNIAWLPATDQADIAADPVFFLAGGPGQAATEVWPTLDAAFREVRKHRHVILVDQRGTGQSNPLICRNAKGDSAVMEDEATSTEAVVKFAADCAAKLQADPRYYTTTDAVRDLDSVRAALGAAQIDVVGGSYGTRVAQQYAARYPQHTRAVVIDGVVPNELVLGSEHARNLDASLALQFEQCRKNPTCRQRFGDDPRAQLRKLMARLKEQPVEVEYRDPTTGELKRDTATAGAVAGLTRMFAYAPQAAALLPLVLNEADQGRYAPLMSLAQLIQGQVSEQIMHGMQLSVICAEDADLLKDDPADADTVMGSDLSTVLVAQCKVWPTGKRPADFHAPFRSQLPTLVLSGEFDPVTPPRYGEQVLKGLPNGRHLVLRGQGHGSFASGCMPKLMGQFLESADAKSLNAKCLDSLGYVPPFVSFNGWEP; from the coding sequence ATGCGTATCACCCCACCCCTGGTGGCCGCGCTGGCGGCTGCCGTGTTGCTGGCCGGTTGCGGGCGCGAGCCGGCGGCGCCGGCCGAGGCCGGTGTCGGCCAGCGCCTGTACGGCCGCATCGCGTTCAAACCCTGTTCGCTGACCAGCCCGTTCGCGGCCGATTCCATCGCCGCGCAGTGCGCGCGTTTCGCCGTGCCCGAGAACCCGGCCCAGCCCAAGGGTCGCCAGGTCCAGCTCAACATCGCCTGGCTGCCGGCCACCGATCAGGCCGACATCGCCGCCGACCCGGTGTTCTTCCTGGCCGGCGGCCCCGGCCAGGCCGCGACCGAGGTCTGGCCGACCCTGGACGCGGCCTTCCGCGAGGTGCGCAAGCACCGCCACGTGATCCTGGTCGACCAGCGCGGCACCGGCCAGTCCAACCCGCTGATCTGCCGCAACGCCAAGGGCGACAGCGCGGTGATGGAGGACGAGGCCACCAGCACCGAGGCGGTGGTCAAGTTCGCCGCCGACTGCGCGGCCAAGCTGCAGGCCGATCCGCGCTACTACACCACCACCGACGCGGTGCGCGACCTGGACAGCGTGCGCGCGGCGCTGGGCGCGGCGCAGATCGACGTGGTCGGCGGCTCCTACGGCACCCGCGTGGCGCAACAGTATGCGGCGCGCTATCCGCAGCACACCCGCGCGGTGGTCATCGACGGCGTGGTGCCCAACGAACTGGTGCTGGGCTCCGAACACGCGCGCAACCTGGACGCGTCGCTGGCGCTGCAGTTCGAGCAGTGCCGCAAGAACCCGACCTGCCGCCAGCGCTTCGGCGACGACCCGCGCGCGCAGTTGCGCAAGCTGATGGCGCGGCTGAAGGAACAGCCGGTGGAAGTCGAGTACCGCGACCCGACCACCGGCGAGCTCAAGCGCGACACCGCCACCGCCGGCGCGGTGGCCGGCCTGACCCGCATGTTCGCCTACGCGCCGCAGGCCGCCGCCCTGCTGCCGCTGGTGCTCAACGAAGCCGACCAGGGCCGCTACGCGCCGCTGATGTCGCTGGCGCAGCTGATCCAGGGCCAGGTCAGCGAACAGATCATGCACGGCATGCAGCTGTCGGTGATCTGCGCCGAGGACGCCGACCTGCTCAAGGACGATCCGGCCGATGCCGACACCGTGATGGGCAGCGACCTGTCCACGGTGCTGGTGGCGCAGTGCAAGGTCTGGCCGACCGGCAAGCGCCCGGCCGACTTCCACGCACCGTTCCGATCGCAGCTGCCGACCCTGGTGCTGTCGGGCGAGTTCGACCCGGTCACGCCGCCGCGCTACGGCGAGCAGGTGCTCAAGGGCCTGCCCAACGGCCGGCACCTGGTGCTGCGCGGCCAGGGCCACGGCAGCTTCGCCTCGGGCTGCATGCCCAAGCTCATGGGCCAGTTCCTGGAGAGCGCCGACGCCAAGTCGCTGAACGCCAAATGCCTGGACTCGCTGGGCTACGTGCCGCCGTTCGTGTCCTTCAACGGTTGGGAGCCGTAG
- a CDS encoding ATP-binding cassette domain-containing protein — protein sequence MITANDLHKSFKTKTGVVHAVEGVDFEARDGQITGLLGPNGAGKTTTLRMLYTLMQPDRGEIRIDGIDARRDPAAVRRALGVLPDARGVYKRLTARENIAYFGELHGLSRAAIEERTRALAAALDMDDILDRQTEGFSQGQRTKTAIARALVHDPRNVILDEPTNGLDVMTTRAMRGFLRKLRDEGRCVIFSSHIMQEVAALCDRIVIVAKGKVVAAGSADELRAQTGEANLEDAFVRVIGSDEGLHA from the coding sequence ATGATCACCGCTAACGATCTGCACAAGAGCTTCAAAACCAAGACCGGCGTGGTCCACGCCGTCGAGGGCGTCGATTTCGAGGCCCGCGACGGCCAGATCACCGGCCTGCTCGGCCCCAACGGCGCCGGCAAGACCACCACCCTGCGCATGCTCTACACCCTGATGCAGCCCGACCGCGGCGAGATCCGCATCGACGGCATCGACGCGCGCCGCGATCCGGCCGCGGTGCGCCGCGCGCTGGGCGTGCTGCCCGACGCGCGCGGCGTGTACAAGCGCCTGACCGCGCGCGAGAACATCGCCTACTTCGGCGAGCTGCACGGCCTGTCGCGCGCGGCCATCGAAGAGCGCACGCGTGCGCTGGCCGCGGCGCTGGACATGGACGACATCCTCGACCGCCAGACCGAAGGCTTCTCGCAGGGCCAGCGCACCAAGACCGCGATCGCGCGCGCCCTGGTCCACGACCCGCGCAACGTGATCCTGGACGAACCCACCAACGGCTTGGACGTGATGACCACGCGCGCCATGCGCGGCTTCCTGCGCAAGCTGCGCGACGAGGGCCGCTGCGTGATCTTCTCCAGCCACATCATGCAAGAGGTCGCCGCGCTGTGCGACCGCATCGTGATCGTGGCCAAGGGCAAGGTGGTGGCCGCCGGCAGCGCCGACGAACTGCGCGCGCAGACCGGCGAGGCCAACCTGGAAGACGCCTTCGTGCGCGTCATCGGCAGCGACGAGGGCCTGCACGCATGA
- a CDS encoding ABC transporter permease, translating to MKTSPKTSWMTATWAVVRKELRDIGRDRRTLALALLLGPLLYPLLMLGMGSLAEKRAKTQLDQTLEVPVLGAERAPNLVAYLATRGIVATQPPADLDQAIARQDVDVALQIGADYGKQWKEGQPALVEIVQDSTRRDAEIPSARLRSALEAYSQQVGALRLLARGLSPAIARPVNVGTRDLATPEAKRGLMLSFMLPYLLIFSSFIGGAALILDATAGERERQSLEPLLATPAARGAIVSGKIAAACLLGLTSLLLTLLAFKLSAQMGGGTMRMLDVSFMAIGKMLLILLPMLFIGTALLTYLAAGAKSIKEAQSHMTWLMLMPMVPTVILMVNPLKTQLWQFMVPFLAQNQLLLKVIRGEFITMQVWMIYLSAGFALAALLWYAAVRRYHNERLAISG from the coding sequence ATGAAGACCTCCCCGAAGACCTCCTGGATGACCGCCACCTGGGCGGTGGTGCGCAAGGAATTGCGCGACATCGGCCGCGACCGCCGCACCCTGGCGCTGGCGCTGCTGCTGGGCCCGCTGCTGTATCCGCTGCTGATGCTGGGCATGGGCTCGCTGGCCGAGAAGCGGGCCAAGACCCAGTTGGACCAGACCCTGGAAGTGCCGGTGCTCGGCGCCGAGCGCGCGCCCAACCTGGTGGCCTACCTGGCCACGCGCGGCATCGTCGCGACCCAACCGCCGGCCGACCTGGACCAGGCGATCGCGCGCCAGGACGTGGACGTGGCCCTGCAGATCGGCGCCGACTACGGCAAGCAATGGAAGGAGGGCCAGCCGGCGCTGGTGGAGATCGTGCAGGACAGCACGCGACGCGACGCCGAGATTCCCAGCGCGCGCCTGCGTTCGGCGCTGGAGGCCTACAGCCAGCAGGTCGGCGCGCTGCGCCTGCTCGCGCGCGGCCTGTCGCCTGCGATCGCGCGCCCGGTCAATGTGGGTACGCGCGACCTGGCCACGCCCGAGGCCAAGCGCGGGCTGATGCTGTCCTTCATGCTGCCGTACCTGCTGATCTTCTCGTCCTTCATCGGCGGCGCGGCCCTGATCCTGGACGCGACCGCGGGCGAGCGCGAACGCCAGTCGCTGGAACCGCTGCTGGCCACGCCGGCCGCACGCGGCGCCATCGTCAGCGGCAAGATCGCCGCCGCCTGCCTGCTCGGCCTGACCTCGCTGCTGCTCACGCTGCTGGCGTTCAAGCTCAGCGCGCAGATGGGCGGCGGCACCATGCGCATGCTGGACGTGAGCTTCATGGCGATCGGCAAGATGCTGCTGATCCTGCTGCCGATGCTGTTCATCGGCACCGCCCTGCTCACCTACCTGGCCGCCGGCGCCAAGAGCATCAAGGAAGCGCAGAGCCACATGACCTGGCTGATGCTGATGCCGATGGTGCCCACGGTGATCCTGATGGTGAACCCGCTCAAGACCCAGCTGTGGCAGTTCATGGTGCCGTTCCTGGCGCAGAACCAGCTGCTGCTGAAGGTGATCCGCGGCGAGTTCATCACCATGCAGGTGTGGATGATCTATCTCAGCGCGGGCTTCGCATTGGCAGCGCTGCTTTGGTACGCGGCGGTGCGGCGCTATCACAATGAGCGCTTGGCGATTTCGGGTTGA
- a CDS encoding energy transducer TonB — translation MTVNQNDRRTRRLSIVSHAALVLALAGALAACGGKDPAAQDPAADATATAAPAVTPETAVSAKVSALSADQLREAARKAYAENRLYAPAEDNAVEYYLALRDKAPADAAVSSALTDLLPMTVIATEQSVGREDFAEAQRLSALLEKADAQHPALARLKASITAKQQEVAKRTEQQALTAEEQVKKQAELEKQRLAQQEQQQKQAAAQLAASQAAERQAAATREAEQRAADQRAADQRAADQRAADQRAAEARQAASATPTAGADLRAVSTPAPRYPPEALRAGQSGEVQVEFTVGTDGSVTAARVVRSNPARIFDREAVNAVRKWRFQPVASPVTTRRTIGFNPGG, via the coding sequence ATGACTGTGAATCAAAACGACCGGCGTACACGCCGGCTATCCATCGTTTCGCATGCCGCTCTGGTTCTGGCCTTGGCCGGCGCCCTGGCCGCATGCGGCGGCAAGGATCCCGCCGCCCAAGACCCGGCCGCCGACGCCACGGCCACCGCCGCGCCGGCGGTGACGCCGGAAACCGCCGTTTCGGCCAAGGTCTCGGCCTTGTCCGCCGACCAGCTCCGCGAGGCCGCCCGTAAGGCCTACGCCGAGAACCGTCTGTACGCCCCGGCCGAAGACAACGCGGTCGAGTACTACCTGGCCCTGCGCGACAAGGCCCCGGCCGACGCCGCGGTGTCCAGCGCGCTGACCGACCTGCTGCCGATGACGGTCATCGCGACCGAACAGAGCGTGGGCCGCGAGGACTTCGCCGAAGCCCAGCGCCTGTCCGCGCTGCTGGAAAAGGCCGATGCCCAGCACCCGGCGCTCGCGCGCCTGAAGGCCAGCATCACCGCCAAGCAGCAGGAAGTGGCCAAGCGCACCGAGCAGCAGGCGCTGACCGCCGAAGAACAGGTCAAGAAGCAGGCCGAGCTCGAGAAGCAGCGCCTGGCCCAGCAGGAACAGCAGCAGAAGCAGGCCGCCGCCCAGCTGGCCGCCTCGCAGGCCGCCGAGCGGCAGGCGGCGGCGACCCGCGAGGCCGAGCAGCGTGCGGCCGACCAGCGCGCCGCGGACCAGCGTGCGGCCGATCAGCGCGCCGCCGACCAGCGTGCCGCCGAGGCCCGCCAGGCCGCGTCCGCCACGCCGACCGCAGGCGCCGACCTGCGCGCGGTGTCGACGCCGGCCCCGCGCTACCCGCCGGAGGCGCTGCGCGCCGGCCAGTCGGGCGAGGTGCAGGTGGAGTTCACGGTGGGCACCGACGGTTCGGTCACCGCCGCGCGCGTGGTGCGCTCCAACCCGGCGCGCATCTTCGACCGCGAAGCGGTCAACGCGGTGCGCAAGTGGCGCTTCCAGCCGGTGGCTTCGCCGGTCACCACGCGCCGCACCATCGGCTTCAATCCGGGCGGCTAA